CTCGGCGACGGTGCGCTGGCCGACCTCGCCGCCCGGTTCCCGGTCGACGCGGGCGACGAGGCGCTCGAACGCCCCGACCTCGACGCCGAGGGGCTCCGGATCGGCTACGACAACTTGTTCGTCGTCCCCGGTCCGCACTACGTCCCCCCGTTCGCGTCGGCCTGGGCCGACGACCCCAGCGAGTCCTTCGAGTCCGACTCGCCGTACCACGACGCCGGGGCGGCGGGCGAGCTGCTGGGCGACCCCGCCGCCGCGGCCGCGCGGTCCCACGGGGCCGTCGGCTTCGAACCCGAGCGCGGCGACGGCATCCCCGACCACCTCGCCGCCGAACTGGAGTTCATGCGCGCGCTCTGCGAGCGGGAGGCCGCCCTGCTCGCCGACGCAGGCGACGCCGCCGCCGAGCTCGCAGCGGTCCGCGAGCGCCAGCGGGAGACGGTCGGCCGCCTCGGCTGGCTCGATGCCTTCCACGAGGCCGTCGAGGCCGAGGACGCCGTCGAGGGCGTCTTCGCCGCGCTCGCCCGACTCGCCAGGACCTTCGTGGCCTGGGACGCACAGAGCGGAATCGCGGCTCCCGATAGCAGCAATTGAACGCACTGACACGCTCGAGGGGCACCAGTAGTGCTCCTCGACGTGTACACCGTTTCGATTGCTACTGTAGCCCGGTCCCGCCCGGGTGAGCGACCCCAAAGCACAAGCGAGACCGAGCGGTAGCAGTACCCGAGAGATGGCCGACGCGGACGGAAGCACCGAGTCGACGCGGTCGTACCGGACGCTGCTCGGACTGGGCGGCGCGCTGAGCCTCTGCTGTCTCGTCGCGGCCCCGGCGGCGACCGGCGCGGCC
This region of Halomicrobium urmianum genomic DNA includes:
- a CDS encoding TorD/DmsD family molecular chaperone, which encodes MDDATAREMESEPATDDGESGSASDDVESAPDDVTSAAAGGPAGDDADAARARAAVYGLLAAAFDGDHDVLATALGDGALADLAARFPVDAGDEALERPDLDAEGLRIGYDNLFVVPGPHYVPPFASAWADDPSESFESDSPYHDAGAAGELLGDPAAAAARSHGAVGFEPERGDGIPDHLAAELEFMRALCEREAALLADAGDAAAELAAVRERQRETVGRLGWLDAFHEAVEAEDAVEGVFAALARLARTFVAWDAQSGIAAPDSSN